The genomic region GTCGCCGATCAACGGCAACAGCCCTTCCACGCCGGGGGAGTTCTCCCCGGCCACGGGGAGGAGGTGCGTCCCGGTGTGCTGGTTGAGCCAGATGGCGACGAAGACCACCGCCAGCGCGGCGACGGACGTGGGCACGTTGAACACCGCGATGGACACGGCCTGCGAGACCCGGTCGGCCCAGCCGTACTGCCGGGAGGCGGTATACACCCCCAGTCCGACGCCGACGACCACGGACAGCACGGTCGCGATGAGGACCAACTCGGCGCTCACCAGGGACCGGTAGCCGATCTCCCCGTTGACCCGGACGCCGGTGGGGGACTTCCCCCAGTCGAAGTGAAGCACCACCGAGGTGAACCAGTCCCACCACCGGTGCACCACCGGCACCCGGGGATCCAGGTTGTACGGAGCGAGGGCCCGGTCGATCTGCGCCTCGCTGCGCACCGGGCGCAGCTCCTTGAAGTTCGATCGTGGGTCGAGGAACCAACTGGCGAGAAAGTACGTCGCGTTGGTCGCCACGACGATCATCAGGAGCCAGCCCGCGATCTTCCGGGTCACATGGCGGAGCATCGGCGGTGTCTCCGTGACGCGTGGGGGGTCAGGGGTGTGGGGGTATGGGGGTGGCGATGCGCGGGCATGGGGCCTTCTGGGGGGTGGGGGGTGCGTCGAGGTGGGGGTGGCGTGGGGGTGTGCCGAGGTGCGGGCGCCATTCTGGTGCGGGTCCCCGGGAGGGTGCCAGCGTTTCGTGGTTCCGTCATGATCCTGAAACGCCGCCGTAGCAATCGCCGCCGTAGCAATCGACGCCGTAGCAATCGCCGCTGTGACGACCGCCGCTGTGACGACTGCCACTGTGGCGACTGCCGCCGTGACGACCGCCGCCGAGGCGGACGCTGTCCCGGCGGACCCCGCCGCGGTGGGTGCGGCGGTGGACGATGCCGCGGTGCGGATGCCGTGGTATGTCGGCGCCCGCCCGGATCACGGTCGGTAAAACCGTGGCCCTGGTTCGGTCGGCGCACGGCAGAATCCCCCCATGACCGACAACCGGCCGCTGGTGCTGGCCTGCGCCCTGCTCGACAGCCTCGATCCCCTTCCGTACCCCGCCCGCATGAGGGAACTGGCCGACCACGCGCGGCGGTTGGCCGACGATGGTGAACTCCGCCAGGTGCTGGAGGAGTTGGAGGACGGCGAGCCGTACGAACGGGGCGTGGCCGTGCTCGCGGCGGCGGCGGGCGGCGACCGGGAGTGGGTGGCCCGGCACATCGCCGACGAGGACCCCTTCGTCCGGGGCCAGGCGCTGCGGGTGGCGGACGCGCTCGGGGTGCCCGACGCGGCGTTCGAGGAGGCGATGGCGGACGCGCCGGCCGCGGTACGCCTCCGGCTGATCCGCGCGGTCGTCGCGGGCCGCCGCACCGCACTCGCCGACCGGCTGATCGTCTCGCTGCGGGACACCTGGGGAGACGCGGAGGCGGCCCGGATGCTGCCCGGCTGCTCACCGGAGGCGGTGACGGCCCTGCTGCCGGACCTCGTCCACGCGGTCGCCTGCTGGTCCTCCCTCGGGCGCCGCCACCCCGGCCCCCTGCTCGACCGGGCGGCCCGCGAACTCGCCGGGCTTCCGGAGGACCTGCGCGACGCCTGGTGGCGGAGTCACGGACACGGCAGAGTGGTCGCGGCGGCGGCCGGGCGGCTGCCGCACCGCGTCCTCGACCTGCTGGAGAAGTACCCGCCCGCACGCCTGCCCGCCGCCCTCCAGGGCAGCCTCGGTCCGCTCGTCACCGCCGACCCCGGGCGCTTCATCGGCCTGTTCCTCGGCCCGGGCCGCACCGAGTTCCCCCGGAGCGGCGTCATCAGCGCCACGCTGCTGCAACGGCTCGCCCGGACCGCGCCGGAAGGGCGGCTGGTCGCGCTCGGCAGAGCGCTGGACGACGACTCCGCCACCCTGGCGCGACTGCTGCACGCCCTGCCGCCCGGCCGGCGGGAGTCCTTCCACGCGTCCGTCACCGACCGGCACCCCGCCGGATCCACCGGCATCCCCGTCGATTCCACGGTGCTGGACGCACTGCCGCGCGACCGGGTCGCGGCGACGGCCCGGCGCATGGCCGTCTGGGCCCGCGAGCACGGCGAACCCTGGGACACCGTCCTGCTCGCCGAGTCCTACCTGCCCGCCGAAGAGGTACGCGAAC from Streptomyces sp. NBC_00102 harbors:
- a CDS encoding ABC transporter permease, giving the protein MLRHVTRKIAGWLLMIVVATNATYFLASWFLDPRSNFKELRPVRSEAQIDRALAPYNLDPRVPVVHRWWDWFTSVVLHFDWGKSPTGVRVNGEIGYRSLVSAELVLIATVLSVVVGVGLGVYTASRQYGWADRVSQAVSIAVFNVPTSVAALAVVFVAIWLNQHTGTHLLPVAGENSPGVEGLLPLIGDRLLHLVLPTLTLTLMGYVGYHLTQRSLLLDTIDADFVRTARATGLTRAQAVRRHALRAALIPTATSVAFSIPALFTGAVITETIFGWNGMGRYFIQTISKNDVHGAVATAAFAAALTAIGAILADIATVFLDPRVRVS